Below is a genomic region from Triticum dicoccoides isolate Atlit2015 ecotype Zavitan chromosome 5A, WEW_v2.0, whole genome shotgun sequence.
agggtgcgagattgctgagtccccgtggctcacagatacttccaaaaccagtttgcaggtgccgatgagtccgtgcagatgacgcaaccaagctcaggaggagctcgatgaagatcttgtcctttgtgttgttttgttctagttgatcagtagtggagcccggttggggtcgatcggggacctttgtcgcttttggggttcttcttttattttggttccgtagtcggaccttgattgcatttggatgttgtaatgctttattcatgtaattgcgtgaagtggcgattgtaagccaactatgtatctctttcccttatgttttacatgggttgtgtgaagattacctcacttgcgacattgctttcaatgcggttatgcctctaagtcgtgcttcgacacgtgggagatatagccgcatcgagggcgctaCATATCCTTAAAAGCAACAATAAAGTACGTGCCTTTGCCCCTCATGTCACCTActgcaaagcacctctcccactgaagatagaTCAATCTAACTTGGCCAAAGTAgacggatagatcggagagaaagatCATTGTACGGATCTTAGAGAAAGATCATTGTATTGAAGAGCgagtgagcgagcgagagagagagagagattagctactactatggacacgtaggtcctgaggaactactcacgcatcatcatggaggtagcaaggttgatgaagatggcctcccaaATGATTCCCCCCTTTGGTAGAGCACCAGAAAAGGGCTCCAGATGGGATCGCTTCggaacagaggcttgcagtggcgatAAAATTCTTTCGGGTGTCGCTCGGAGGTTTCCGGGAAATAAGATAATTTATAGGCttggaattaggtcaaacagaGTTGTGGGGCTTCCACAAGCCTACCTGGCACCCCCTTGCGGCCGTGCCACCTGGGCTTATGGGGCCCACAACCAACTTCTAGTTCCCTCCGAAGCTGCTAGTGGTGTTTCATATTTTCCAcaaaaattcctcttaaattttcatcgtgtttggacttctgTAGGTATGGATTTTCTACAAAACCAAcaacatgcaaaaaaacaggaactggcactaggcactaaatTAATAGATTAGTGTAGAAGAATAATATAGAATAACATATAAAGCATAAAaggtgataatataatagcatttaaCAAACAATaattatagatatgtttgagaTGTATCAGTGGACCTAAGAAAGAAACACACCGTGGTTAGTTGCGAGAAGACAATGGTTGACAAGCTTAAACAAGGGGGACGTGAGCTAACCGCGGTGTGGCCTTGGTAGTGGCCTGCCTTCAGAATGATCGAGCAAGTGATCTGATCCCACGAGGAGCCGCTAAGGTCTCTGATCTTGGATGCTTTGATCCATCTAGCTCTCCACTTTCTAAGGTGGTTCTTGACCTGGATGGAGGTCACCTCTTGGCCAACGAACTTGAACACCTACTTCGCAACGGTGTTCAAGTGTACTTCCTTGAAGCCCTTGTAGTCCTAACCCCACTAGATATGAGCTCATACATCTTGTTAAGCATGAAGGTGGACATGAACGGCTACCACTTCATGGTGTTCCCcctaccatccttctttgcctttgcAGCTGCCTTTTCTAcagtggcagtagcagcagcatTTGGCACAACGAGCACAAATGTTGTAGGCACAAAAGGAGGACCCTGGAACACATCTGAATCATGAGGCATCTGGTCCTCGATGGGAGGCTGGGGGTCCTTGACATAGGACGGTTGAAATGGGCTCTCGGACTGGATAATGGCATGACTAACCTCTTGCGTTTGTGTGGCCATGTACTACAATCGTAGCACACACATGGACAGTAAGCATAGCACAAACTACCAGACCATCTAGGTCAACACAGCACGATATGAGCAACCTCCAACAACAAGCATTCTACCAATCCATCACAACTAGCTACCAATCCATTGTGTTCAACACTATGATACAACCCTAACATGCTACAAATGTGTCACCAACAGCTACCACAATATCACATTCTCACAGATCGGCAGTGTACAATGCTACAAAATGGTCACAGATCAAACCCTACCACATGCTCTCAGATCAAACCCTACCACATGTTCTCAGGTCTAGCTAGAAGGAGTACAAGAAATGGATGATTGAACTCACAGAGGCTATCGCTGCAGCTCGAGGGAGACACGGAACATGTCGGAGAAGAGGAGGACACGAGTCGCCGCCCCCGTGGACCGCCGGCCAGAGAAGAAGTGTCGCTTACCTGCTCGTCGGTGTCGATCCGCGTTGGAGGGAAAGCTTGAAAGGGAGGAGAATAGTGGTAGGAGTTTTGTGGTGAGGTGAAGGGGGCTATATAGGGCGACTGAATCGGCGGGAGGTAACCCGAAATTCTCCCGCCGATTTTTCGGAGACGCGTGTGAGCTCGCGCCAGCTCCGTGGTCGCATGACCTCCGCGCCACATTCCCCTCCCCTCAATCGGCCGAGCCGTTGTCGCTAGAAACTGCCGATTCAGTGGTTCCTGGCGGGCATGGTTGTGGGGTGCCTTAAACATCATGCGACACCGGCCAAACAGTGAGCCCGGGCAACCAAACAACCCAATTTCTTCCCGTGTAGGTCTGGTTGAGCctcatgcgggcaaccaaacatgtCCTTAGTGCTCAAAAAGATGCACCCGGGAAATATCTGGCACTAGGAAAGGTTTCAAGTTCTAGTAATGTGCATGCTTCATAGATTTAGTCAAAAATATACGAGAAAGGATCCCACAAATCTCGAAATGCTCAGGATCATTAGATAATCCTTGGACGTCCACTCCACGTGGGAAATCCACGTTGACGAAACAAACCAAATAATATGATTTGGAACCCAATTGACTACAGTGTTAATTAGAGGTTACATCACAGTACAAACATGTGTATCCATTCCTCCCCAGCTCCACTGGACAATCAACCAACgaatatgtcgaagagcaaaaggtTAATCCCTGCATGAGTAGTCGATTAACCCAGCCCTCCGGTAATTGAGTACCACATCAGAACTCTACGTTGCCCTGGTAAGTGGCCGACTTGATGGTAGGCGGCTTCTTGGGCGATATGCTGTCGACGACGAGAGCCGCGTGCACGTTCACCTTGATCTGATGCAGGTCGTAGGTATCCAGCTGCAGCTGCACCGGCACGGTGACGTACACGTCGAGCGGCACGTTGCCGGCCTTCTCGCTCTCCTTGAGCGCCTCCTGCAGGCCGGACCCAAACCCGTGGCGCCCCTCCATGGAGATCTCCAGCATGGTGACGTTGTTGTGGCCCTGGAAGAAGGTGGGGAGCTTGCCGGAGCACAGCGGCGTGCCGCGGTAGGAGACGACGGTGTGGGAGCCGTCCGCGTACTTGATGCCGATCTTGTCGTTGGGGTTCTCGGCGCGGACGGTGGCGACGAGCTTAGTGTAGAGCgtgaggtcggaggagctgaagtcgAACTTGGAGACGGCCATCTTGCTCACGGAGTAGGACGGCGGCTTGGGCTTCATGGTGTAGAAGAGGTAGGCCGCCGCGCCGGCCAATAATGCAAGGAGGACTAAGAGGAAGCAGCAGCAGCCGCACAAGCAGCAGCACACGCCGCCGCCTTTGTTCTCGTCCTCGGGGTAGCGGGGGGCGCTGCGCttccccatggcgtgattgttgttAAGCTAGGTACGTGCGTACGACGTATGCGCAGCTAGCGAGCTAGGGATTGATATCGACGACGTCCCTCCGGCCGGCCGCGGCGGGAGCTCTGAGTGAGAGGCCGGCGTCGTACGTCGGCAGGGGGGGCGAGGTGGGGAGGGGGGTAGGCCGTGCGTGGAAGGGACGAGGCCGTTCGTTATAATATGGGCGCTGCTTCGGTTAATCGGTTTGGTAAGAGAGGTTGCGAGGGAATGTCGGGAATTAAACATGGAGTGGAGACGAATGGCCAGAGAATAGCGGGCATGTGTTTGCCAATTATATGCTGGAAGTCAAAATTGGTCTCGCACAAGTAATTATTAGGTCTCGGAAATTTAGCTATTTGTCACATGTTTAATTCTTGACTTGTCCACGTGAAGTGAGAACTGGTCAGATTTCTTATGATGGAATCAAGAGTTCAAGTCTTAGATTTGGCACTTGTTGTCGCATTTTTCGGCGTTTATTTCAGGCAGTGATGCAATGTTCTTTCAGTGAAAGAAAACGTTACCGTCGACTACGTAGACGTCTAGAAAATTCTTGACTTGTCCACACAATACTCAATATAACTTGTGCAGTGTTAAGCCCTTTTTTCTTCCTAAATGCTAAAAATCTCATAGGATTTTGAAAGTTTCGGATCATGCGTGCACGAATCTTGAAACTCATTTTCAAAGGTCGTTCCTTGAATCAGGGCTTCAATACCAACTCCTACCATATCGGACCTATTGCCTTACTAGTGAGACGTGCGCTCCACTCGCTCCCTGCGGTTCCTCACATCGATGACGTCGGCAACGCTTCCCTTTGTTGCCATgcgaaaggaggaggaggagctcgtaCACCACATCAACAGCGCCAGCGGTCATCCCGTTTGTCGTTGTGCGAGAGGAAGAGATGGGATCGATCTGGCAGGTGGCAGCCGTCGCAGCGGCATGCGGTGCTGCTCGTGGCGGTCGGCGACATTCCCCTTTGTTGTTGCGCAAGAGAAGGAGGATCTCACACACCACatcgacggcgtcggtggcgatccccttcgccgtcgtgcGAGAGGCGGAGAAGCAGGTAGGCGGATTGGATCTGACATGTGACATCCATGGCGGCTTCCATCGTTTTGTTGTACACGGGCATGCTGCGACGGGCCTGAGTCGCCTCCTCCATTCACCGTCGACGGCCGCCGATGGGCCGATGACCTTCAACGCTTTTATTATTTGATGCGGTTTTGCACCAGAGGAGGTGCTGCCTCTCACTGAGGTGGTGTTGNNNNNNNNNNNNNNNNNNNNNNNNNNNNNNNNNNNNNNNNNNNNNNNNNNNNNNNNNNNNNNNNNNNNNNNNNNNNNNNNNNNNNNNNNNNNNNNNNNNNNNNNNNNNNNNNNNNNNNNNNNNNNNNNNNNNNNNNNNNNNNNNNNNNNNNNNNNNNNNNNNNNNNNNNNNNNNNNNNNNNNNNNNNNNNNNNNNNNNNNNNNNNNNNNNNNNNNNNNNNNNNNNNNNNNNNNNNNNNNNNNNNNNNNNNNNNNNNNNNNNNNNNNNNNNNNNNNNNNNNNNNNNNNNNNNNNNNNNNNNNNNNNNNNNNNNNNNNNNNNNNNNNNNNNNNNNNNNNNNNNNNNNNNNNNNNNNNNNNNNNNNNNNNNNNNNNNNNNNNNNNNNNNNNNNNNNNNNNNNNNNNNNNNNNNNNNNNNNNNNNNNNNNNNNNNNNNNNNNNNNNNNNNNNNNNNNNNNNNNNNNNNNNNNNNNNNNNNNNNNNNNNNNNNNNNNNNNNNNNNNNNNNNNNNNNNNNNNNNNNNNNNNNNNNNNNNNNNNNNNNNNNNNNNNNNNNNNNNNNNNNNNNNNNNNNNNNNNNNNNNNNNNNNNNNNNNNNNNNNNNNNNNNNNNNNNNNNNNNNNNNNNNNNNNNNNNNNNNNNNNNNNNNNNNNNNNNNNNNNNNNNNNNNNNNNNNNNNNNNNNNNNNNNNNNNNNNNNNNNGGGGGGTTGTTGCTCGCGGAGGTGCCGCTGCCGGAGGAAGTATTGTTGCTATCTAGAGGCACGGCAGAGGaggagttgttgttgttgttggcataGGCGGTGCGCTAGAGGCGGAGCTGCTGCCCGGAGAGGATCGAAGAGGTCGGCAGCTTCGTCTTTCCACCTGTTCCCCACTAACGAGCGGCTTGTGCAGGTGTCTGGGAAGGAGTTGCCACTGCTCCAGTGGTATGCATGCTCACTCTGCTTTTATTGattgcttctcctcctccttctcctaggTTTTGGCTCTAGTGGCATCAAAGATGTGGGCGATTCCGCATTGGACTAAGGTCTCCGGCCTCTCCCTACCTCGATGATATCCAATCCGATGCCGACATTAGATGTTGCCTCATTAGTTGGCTCTCTCGAATCTTGGCAATTGAAGTGTCAATCAAGGAGAGCCATTTGTTGAATCTCTTATTTTTTGCATTTCTAGAATAGCGTTGGAGCCGGGACACACATTTCTACCCGAGTTCCAACAACAAAACAAATATTGTCCAGTCTAGCGGGAGTGCGAACTGCACACAAACATGAGCTGCTATACCGAATCCCCTATTGGTGTGACGACTTTGGTATCTTTTTTTCGATTTATTCGTTGACATGGTCTAGTTTCTCCCCGCCCCTTTGAACCGGTGATGAAGAAGGGTAAGATTGCATGGGTTGATGCCTTAACCAATGTCCCTTCAACGATTTCTAGATCTCGCTTAAAGTGACAAGTGACTAATGTGGTCTTCAAAACCTAGTATGACAAAGGCATTCACATATGTCATTTTCTTTGCTGCCGGTTTAGTGCAATTTTCAATTTTCGATGGACAGCGTACTATCGAAGGAAGAAGATGACCAACATAATTTTCGATGTAATTTTTTGTATTGATCATTTTGTGTCAAATTATTTTTTTTCTATCTATCGTAATTAGCTGTTTTTCTTAATAATTATCAAATCTAATATGCGATTTGGGTGTATTTTGTAGAAAAACACATAGATCCAAACACACCCAAACAAAACTTGTCGAAAGAAGCGGCCGCCTCCAGCGTGGCAGCCGGCAGGGGAACCTTGGAATGCACACTAGCGAGAGGCCGGCCCCAACGTCACCAACCGGTTCAGTTCAATCCAGCAAAAACAATTTCAATTTcaaatttcctcctcctcctcctcctccgccgcagcCGCATCCACCAGCGCCAAACCCCCACGGGAGCCGGCCACGGGCCCAAACCCTAACGAAATCCGCAGGCCGCCGCCGTCCCCCGTCCAGCCCGGTGCCCGGATCCGATGGGGTTCGTGGATCCGGCGGCGCCGCTGCTCGCCACGTGCGGCGGCGACACGGTGAAGCTCTTCGACGTCACGGTGGAGTCCGGCGACCCCTGCGTCCTCGCCTACTCCCCCGCTCCCGGCCACCCCGTCAACGCCGTCAAGTGGAACCACACCAGTCAGTAACCATCTCCCTCCCCCCAGCTCGCTCGCTGCCCTCTCTCACCCCCGTTCTCAGATCTCCCCAATTCGCTTGCTTTGCGTCTACGCGAGGATCTCCGTGTGCGAGCTAGAGCTTCGATCCTTTCGTCGTTGTCTTGCGTGCCATCAGCCTCTAGCGTTGTCACCGAGTTTTCAATCTTTTGGGACGGTAATATAAGTTATTTGCCTAAATTTCTCATCCTATAGACCCAGGATCAAAATGTAGCTCATATAGCTATGCTTCCTAACGGTATGTGGACGGGATAAACAAAAGGTATTTTGGAGATATCAACATTGATGGATGGATCTACTCGGTTTGCCAACAGTAATTTTTGTTGTTTGTAAGAGCTCTGTTTGCTCAAAAGACAATAACTGACGAAGAAATAGTATCAGTACTGTTGCATCTCATGATATACACAACAACAGATACTTTTCCGAGTATTATTATATTTATAATTACACACTCCATTACTATCAGCTGCCTATTGATGCATGATTACAGTGATTATACAACCACTATTTTCTGCTATAGTGATGAGCTAGTCTGCAGTTTCATTTCACTTGGCTTGTTCCATAGACCTTGCATTTTGCATTTCTATGCACGTGAATTTGGGTTGTGTTCATGGTTGCTGGTTTCTTTGCAGTGCAATTCTTATAATAGCTCCTTGTAATTCCTAGGTCCTGTTTGAGAGGGATATCATCCTGCAGAAGCTAGCTTCTGTAAAAAAAGGTAGTGGAGAGGTTCTTCACCTTCCTTGTACGTTGAACCCTAGAAGACACATTTGAGGAGTTGCCACATCTTTTTTAGATGAGTTTGGAGTCCCCCCAGATAGGGCCTTGAAATAGCATATTATCTGTTCCGTAGGAAAGCTATTCCTAGGTCCTGTTGATTTGCAAATTATTTGTTTAGTCATGTGGCATTACTTGTAGTACAACAACCTCGAGCAATCAAACTAAAATTTTAACTTCCAATCTTCCCATGATCAATTGTCATGGTCTgtagttgtttttgttgttgttgtaggaggttgGCAAGATGCAGTGTGCATCCTTCATGCCCTTTTTTGGTTTTGTATTAAATCTCAATGAAGTATACATAATGCATATTAGGGAAAACATGATATCTATAAAGTTATAACGATGTTCTTGTATTTTAATCTTAGTGCAATgtttgttatgtcactcttgagtctAATGATGTGTTTCCTGAATTGACTAAGTTTTCTTACAAGAAGTTTAAACTCATTATCTTAATGAAATGGTTCCATAATCTAATTGCATAATGAATCTAAGTAATAACACCAACTCATTGCCGTATTAAACCTGCAGATCTAATCGTAGCAAGTGCTGGGGATGATAAAAAGATCTCATTGTGGCATAAAAAGGGTCAAAATGTAGGACAGCTACCGACATCAACTGTTGATCGTGGGGATGACATTGAGGTATCAGTGCATTCTTATGATTTTGTGCTCACGTCTTTAACTGTCAGACATGTGTGGTAGTCATTTTCATGTAACATTCTGTTGCTAATTCGTGTAGCAGTTCCAATTTCGTCTGTCATTTATTTGTATGACAGGCCTGCAGTTTCAGCTGCCTGTCCATTGATGTTGTTGCATAGGTATCTTGTTGCTTCAAATGAGCAGTTTGGTAATACAACCAAAAGGTGTACCTAATATTGTTTGCTCTGGCAGCAATGCAACAACCAGACTTACAGTGATACCGATACCTTTTATAGCATTGTTTCTGTTACTGGCTTGTTCTATTATATACCCATGATGTAAGTTTAAAAGCATGCTTGTTTTTTTTCTGCCTCTTTACTCTACAAAAACAGCTTTATTTTACTCTCTAACTTGAAATACGGTAATGGGGCTTTCACTTATTTTCTCATACCCCATGATATGTACCAGCTGCCTTTCTGTACTAGACAATCGGCCGATGACATCTTGAATATATTATTTCCTATATATAAGCTGGGGCTGAGCACGACAAATTGTATTTTCTTGGCAGGAATCCATATATTCCATCAGTTTTAGCAACAAAGGTTCTCGATATCTTTGTTCTGGTGGGAGTGGCCATATTGTTAGGATATGGGATTTGCAACGGAAGAGATGTATCAAATGGCTAAGTGGTCACACTGACACCATTACTGGTGTAATGTATAACTGCAAAGATGAACATTTGGCATCAATAAGCATGAAGGGCGACCTGATTCTTCACAATCTTGCTTCTGGAGCACGTGCTGCTGAACTTAGTGATCCAAATGGACAggtaatatatatattttttgtaaaTGACAATGCCTCACAGTATGCTCTAGCTATACTGGAATTCTGGAAATTTTGATTCTGACCTTATGagctttcttttatttttttctgcaaGGCCAGGTTTTGAGAGTGCTCGATTATTCACGTAATAGTAGGCATATATTGGCGACAGCAGGCGATGATGGTTCTGTGCATCTTTGGGATACAACCGCGAGGACTCCAAAGGTAAGCAATATTGCCTTGGTAACTAGTtaggttctactccctccgttccaaaatagatgacccaactttgtactaaagctagtataaagttgggtcatctattttggaacggagggagtacctgttaTTCTAGTGTTCACCCTATGACATGGGTGTTCCCATTTTGTTGTATTTAATGCCAAAGTAGAATGCAGGATTGAGATAGCAAAAATATGTGAAAAGGGAAAGTTGAGTTTCAATACCTCTCTAAACTTTGAATGTATGCTTGCCGACAACGTGTATTATAGATCATTTTCCTTTCTTGCACTTCAATCATCTTTTTCTGAAGAACAATGAACGTACATTTCATCCTCAGCTTCCTTTGCAGTCTGTCCCTTTGTGATGATGATTTTGATATGAAAGTTATGTTGCCGTATCGCCTTATCTGAGATTCTCTTCATTTCTTGGAGAAACTTCTGACAGGAGCTTCATTTGAAGTTTCAAGTTTGACAAGTTAGATTGAAGGAAACTGATGCAGATACACCAAGGATTTTTGTAGTATTTAGCAAAGCTGAGATCAAGATTCACTATTTGTTGATTgacatcttctatatctaaataactagcccccactaacctatttctctCAACATTCAAGCATGCCACCTCATCACACAACATGCATGGAGAGGGCCCACCCTCACTAACCTATTTCTttaaacatgcaagcatgccacattaTCATGCAACATGCATGGGAAAAGACtcacctcaacatgcaaacatgcatgggAATTTCCATCCTATCGTGATATTTATATTTAATAAATAGTATACAACTGTACAATAATCAAACACAATAAGTCGTATGTATTTTCAGTTCTAGCTCTCTCcaaatattcatgtttcatacaAGGAATCTCATTGAAATAAGTTGCAAACtatcccgcaacaacgtgcggggtatcatctagttagtAAAACTGCTTGCTTCACTGTTTAGTGTAAAAGGTTGAGATTAGTTATGTGAACTGTTCTTGCTGTTTATGACTTGATGTGTTAACCTGGATTTATCATGGTGTATTTGTGCTTTCTTCAATGCTACTCTTGAATCGACTAATGCCTTGTGCAGGTCTCATGGCTGAAGCAACATTCTGCACCCACAAGTGGTGTTTGTATCTCACCCTCCAGTGACAAGGTTTATTTTAGTATTATGCTTGGCGTTTGAAGTTTGATTTTTTTTACTGGCCATAAATAATCTTTATCATATTTGGTTCATTTAGATAATTGCTACAGTTGGCCTCGATAAGAAGCTATACACACTCGATTCTGCATCAAGAAGAGCAACACACACTATTCCTCATGATGCCCCTTTCTCATCATTGGCATATAATGATGATGGCACAATATTGGCAGCTGGCACAAATAGTGGGCGTGTGGTATTCTATGATGTTCGGGGCAAACCCCAGCCATTGACAATTCTTCGTGCATACAATAGCTCAGAGGTGGGGAACCTTACATGTCTCTTTTCCTCATTGGTGCCCTGCGATTTATTGTTTACATAGAAATGCTGTTCTCTGGTGGATATATGTACACATATTGGTGCAACACTTCCAGTTGTATAAAAGTATGCCAACTACCACTGTTCAATATTTTATTAGTTCAGCGCAGATGATTAACAAAAGCGCTGCCTCTGGTTATAGCGTATGCTGCACCATAATAAGAGAACAAATTGTTCATTCCTTTTGAAAATGGAAACCTGCATGGAGATGGAATTGTATGAACAATGTTGCTGGTCAAATTTAATAAACTTAATATTAACAATAGCATTTCTACTTCTTAGTCTATGCTTAAATGTTATTTCTAACTCTCATATTGTATGTAAATCtgtaaaacaacaacaacaacaacatagcctttggtcccaaacaagttggggtaggctagaggtgaaacccataagatgtcgtgaccaactcatggctctggcacatggatatcaagcttccacgcacccctgtccatagctagttctttggtgatactccaatccttcaggtctctcttaacggactcctccaatggcattctccgcacgctttagccgtccgctatgcactggagttcCTGGAGGCCtgtgctgaatatgcccaaaccatctcagacgatgttggacaagcttctcttcaattggtgctaccccaactctagctCGTATATCATCATTTTGTAAATCTGTAAAACATGTTTCGCAAATCAATTCGCTATTTTGTTCTTGTGCGCTCAATGTTGGGAATAATATTAGTGACTTTCATATATTTTATAATTTGTTATGCTTGCACAGAAATTTATGCACTTTGCAGAGTCCCTGTTTGTGAAATTTGATAGCTTCCTAGTTAAACAAGGTTAAAAGACTGCCATGGGCTTTGATGTGTAACTGTTTAACAAGTTCCATTATATCTGCTCTCTTGAGTTGTTTAACATTTTCGAATTTACATTGCTTTCCAGGCTGTGACAAGTTTATGCTGGCAACGGGCAAAGCCTGTCATTGTTAGCGAGAACAGTTCTTCAGAAGTTGCCCTTCTGGGGGGAACTAGTGAAGATTCTATTCTTATGCCAGATCCTTTGCCTTCAGCAACACCTTCAACTTTTCCATCTGGAGCAGGCATTACGAGTCTTCGCTCTTCTTTGACAGGGAACACAAGTGGATTTCTTTCCACTTCAAAATCTTCTACTGCAGAGGAAACTCCATATAGGGCCCGTCCATTGTCTGGTGGACCATTATCAAAGCTACAGGCTCCTCGTGGCAACTTCAGTATAAAGGATGATATGGACGTATTTTCTCCACTTGTTGATGTCCAGCCTTTCACACCATCCAGCAACAGCTGGTGGGATGAGCACGGGAGTGATGAAGCAAAAAAAGATGATAAATCTGGAGATAAGAAATTATCAGCAACTAGGAAGTTCCAGTATATGGAAGGGAACAGTGAGCCACATCCAATCTCGGACTGGAGGTCTAATTCCGTTTCAAGACAGGTTTCTTTCTTCTGGAAAACCTATTATTGTTTCGACCACTACAAATCTGTTGTCAGATTTTTTACGATGGCAAATCGAACGTTTTTCATGACAAATTATGTGCTCTGAGGATGGCAGGTTCAGTTGGTGAGCATGACAAATCTGCCTCAGTTCAGTTTTTGTCAGAAAATTGCCGT
It encodes:
- the LOC119297251 gene encoding NDR1/HIN1-like protein 6 — encoded protein: MGKRSAPRYPEDENKGGGVCCCLCGCCCFLLVLLALLAGAAAYLFYTMKPKPPSYSVSKMAVSKFDFSSSDLTLYTKLVATVRAENPNDKIGIKYADGSHTVVSYRGTPLCSGKLPTFFQGHNNVTMLEISMEGRHGFGSGLQEALKESEKAGNVPLDVYVTVPVQLQLDTYDLHQIKVNVHAALVVDSISPKKPPTIKSATYQGNVEF
- the LOC119301173 gene encoding protein NEDD1-like isoform X1, with the translated sequence MGFVDPAAPLLATCGGDTVKLFDVTVESGDPCVLAYSPAPGHPVNAVKWNHTNLIVASAGDDKKISLWHKKGQNVGQLPTSTVDRGDDIEESIYSISFSNKGSRYLCSGGSGHIVRIWDLQRKRCIKWLSGHTDTITGVMYNCKDEHLASISMKGDLILHNLASGARAAELSDPNGQVLRVLDYSRNSRHILATAGDDGSVHLWDTTARTPKVSWLKQHSAPTSGVCISPSSDKIIATVGLDKKLYTLDSASRRATHTIPHDAPFSSLAYNDDGTILAAGTNSGRVVFYDVRGKPQPLTILRAYNSSEAVTSLCWQRAKPVIVSENSSSEVALLGGTSEDSILMPDPLPSATPSTFPSGAGITSLRSSLTGNTSGFLSTSKSSTAEETPYRARPLSGGPLSKLQAPRGNFSIKDDMDVFSPLVDVQPFTPSSNSWWDEHGSDEAKKDDKSGDKKLSATRKFQYMEGNSEPHPISDWRSNSVSRQDGASSASSSPVPSWKSEPSISPPESSTGNALPDRLTHRQQISRFGQSAFQTGSLAFAGLQDSASSTSLSLKGSLTSNILMNLQNKGILSNAQSSLETSSGSLQASVSSSFMSKTVPSVNSDLPGAALPKSAWKPSTLTDRLSTSSVFSEGLASAFGSPKSKKTGAETKDELLTSLLSRQEAPMTSSSGSLLASNGVVPPQLPTSGSSADQQGASSFSLQYVQRMLEESLGSVHKSIHEDVRNLHIELLRQFHMQEMETSGVMNLVLEKLEGLTKEVQQLRRENQQLRHQLL
- the LOC119301173 gene encoding protein NEDD1-like isoform X2; the encoded protein is MYNCKDEHLASISMKGDLILHNLASGARAAELSDPNGQVLRVLDYSRNSRHILATAGDDGSVHLWDTTARTPKVSWLKQHSAPTSGVCISPSSDKIIATVGLDKKLYTLDSASRRATHTIPHDAPFSSLAYNDDGTILAAGTNSGRVVFYDVRGKPQPLTILRAYNSSEAVTSLCWQRAKPVIVSENSSSEVALLGGTSEDSILMPDPLPSATPSTFPSGAGITSLRSSLTGNTSGFLSTSKSSTAEETPYRARPLSGGPLSKLQAPRGNFSIKDDMDVFSPLVDVQPFTPSSNSWWDEHGSDEAKKDDKSGDKKLSATRKFQYMEGNSEPHPISDWRSNSVSRQDGASSASSSPVPSWKSEPSISPPESSTGNALPDRLTHRQQISRFGQSAFQTGSLAFAGLQDSASSTSLSLKGSLTSNILMNLQNKGILSNAQSSLETSSGSLQASVSSSFMSKTVPSVNSDLPGAALPKSAWKPSTLTDRLSTSSVFSEGLASAFGSPKSKKTGAETKDELLTSLLSRQEAPMTSSSGSLLASNGVVPPQLPTSGSSADQQGASSFSLQYVQRMLEESLGSVHKSIHEDVRNLHIELLRQFHMQEMETSGVMNLVLEKLEGLTKEVQQLRRENQQLRHQLL